One genomic window of Deltaproteobacteria bacterium includes the following:
- a CDS encoding MFS transporter yields MFIGENERRAFQFIIFIGVISLFSDLTYEGARSISGPFLGTLQAGAIVVGVVAGLGEFIGYALRLASGYLADRTGKYWSLTILGYGVNLLAVPLLALAWRWEAAAVLLLLERLGKAIRTPPRDAMLSHAATHVGRGFGFGFHEAMDQIGAVAGPLLVAGVFYLSSDYRPAFAALLGPAVLALLVLALAARRYPQPRQLEISAPQLETTGWGRPFWLYVTAVALIGAGYADFPLIAYHFHHTSTIPAAWIPLFYAIAMGVDAVAALLLGRLFDRLGMLVLVASPVVSALFAPLVFLGGFWVALGGMVLWGIGMGALESILKAALADLAPASRRATAFGIFHTGFGLFWFLGSALMGVLYEVSLTMLIAFSIITQLLSIPLFLLMAREVCLSPR; encoded by the coding sequence CTGTTTATAGGCGAGAATGAGAGGAGGGCCTTTCAGTTTATTATCTTCATCGGGGTCATCAGTCTCTTCAGCGACCTGACCTACGAAGGGGCGCGCAGCATCAGCGGTCCCTTTCTGGGCACCCTCCAGGCCGGTGCCATCGTGGTTGGAGTGGTGGCCGGGCTGGGGGAATTCATCGGCTACGCCCTGCGCCTGGCCTCGGGCTATCTGGCCGACCGCACCGGCAAATATTGGTCCCTGACTATTCTTGGCTATGGGGTGAACCTGTTGGCCGTGCCGCTCCTGGCCCTGGCCTGGCGTTGGGAAGCGGCGGCCGTACTTTTGCTTTTGGAACGCCTGGGCAAGGCTATCCGCACCCCGCCCCGAGATGCTATGCTGTCCCACGCCGCCACCCATGTAGGTCGAGGCTTCGGGTTCGGCTTTCACGAAGCCATGGACCAGATTGGCGCGGTCGCTGGCCCCCTTCTGGTAGCCGGGGTGTTTTACCTGTCCAGTGATTACCGTCCTGCCTTTGCCGCCCTCCTGGGGCCAGCGGTTCTGGCCCTGTTGGTGTTGGCCCTCGCGGCCCGGCGTTATCCCCAGCCCCGCCAACTGGAGATAAGCGCCCCGCAACTGGAAACCACGGGTTGGGGACGGCCTTTCTGGCTTTATGTTACCGCGGTGGCCTTGATCGGCGCCGGCTATGCTGATTTCCCGCTCATCGCCTACCATTTCCACCACACCAGCACCATCCCGGCCGCATGGATTCCCCTGTTTTACGCCATAGCCATGGGTGTGGATGCGGTGGCGGCCCTCCTCCTGGGAAGGCTTTTTGACCGCCTGGGAATGTTGGTATTAGTGGCCTCCCCGGTGGTGTCCGCCCTTTTTGCTCCCCTGGTGTTTCTCGGAGGTTTTTGGGTGGCCTTGGGGGGAATGGTTCTCTGGGGCATCGGCATGGGAGCACTGGAGTCCATCCTGAAAGCGGCCCTGGCTGATTTGGCCCCGGCCTCCCGCCGAGCCACCGCCTTCGGCATCTTCCATACCGGCTTCGGTCTTTTCTGGTTTTTGGGCAGCGCCTTGATGGGGGTTCTCTATGAAGTCTCCCTGACCATGCTTATCGCCTTTTCCATAATCACCCAACTACTGTCCATCCCCCTGTTTCTACTCATGGCCCGGGAAGTTTGTCTGTCTCCTCGTTAA